The following are encoded in a window of Lacinutrix sp. WUR7 genomic DNA:
- the lpdA gene encoding dihydrolipoyl dehydrogenase — MSKYDVAIIGSGPGGYVAAIRCAQLGMKTAIIEKYSTLGGTCLNVGCIPSKALLDSSHHYEDAVKHFEEHGIDIPGEIKVNLKQMIARKQSVVDQTTGGIDFLMKKNKIDVYVGVGSFKDATHITITGEETTEIEAKNTIIATGSKPSTLPFIKLDKERVITSTEALKLKEIPKHLIVIGGGVIGLELGQVYKRLGAEVTVVEYMDRILPTMDSGISKELNKVLKKQKFKINTSHKVKSVERKGDEVIVKADNKKGEEVTFIGDYVLVSVGRHAYTEGLNVEAAGVKLTERGKVEVNEHLQTSTSNIYAIGDVIKGAMLAHKSEEEGVFVAETLAGQKPHIDYNLIPGIVYTWPEVASVGKTEEQLKEAGVDYKVGQFPMRALGRSRASMDLDGFVKILADKSTDEILGVHMVGARAADMIAEAVVAMEYRASAEDVSRMSHAHPTFTEAIKEAALAANDRALHI; from the coding sequence ATGAGTAAATACGATGTAGCAATAATAGGTTCAGGACCTGGAGGATATGTAGCAGCAATACGTTGCGCACAATTAGGAATGAAAACTGCAATTATCGAAAAATATTCTACACTTGGAGGAACCTGTTTAAATGTTGGTTGTATACCAAGTAAAGCACTTTTAGATTCTTCACATCATTACGAAGATGCTGTCAAACATTTTGAAGAACATGGTATCGATATTCCGGGAGAAATAAAAGTGAATTTAAAGCAAATGATTGCAAGAAAGCAATCTGTTGTAGACCAAACTACTGGTGGAATTGATTTCTTAATGAAGAAAAATAAGATCGATGTTTATGTTGGTGTGGGAAGCTTTAAAGATGCAACACATATTACCATTACTGGTGAAGAAACAACAGAGATTGAAGCTAAAAATACGATTATAGCAACAGGATCTAAGCCTTCAACATTACCATTTATAAAATTAGATAAAGAACGCGTAATCACTTCTACCGAAGCTTTAAAACTTAAAGAAATTCCAAAGCATTTAATCGTAATTGGTGGTGGTGTTATTGGTTTAGAACTTGGTCAAGTATATAAAAGATTAGGTGCAGAAGTAACGGTTGTAGAATATATGGATAGAATCCTTCCTACAATGGATTCTGGTATTTCTAAAGAATTAAACAAAGTTTTAAAGAAGCAGAAATTTAAGATTAATACTTCGCATAAAGTAAAATCTGTAGAGAGAAAAGGAGATGAAGTTATTGTGAAAGCAGATAACAAAAAAGGAGAAGAAGTAACTTTTATAGGAGATTATGTTTTAGTTTCTGTTGGACGTCATGCCTATACAGAAGGATTAAATGTAGAAGCTGCTGGAGTAAAATTAACCGAAAGAGGTAAAGTAGAAGTAAATGAGCATTTACAAACTAGCACTTCTAATATTTACGCTATTGGTGATGTTATAAAAGGAGCAATGCTTGCACATAAATCGGAAGAAGAAGGTGTTTTTGTTGCAGAAACTTTAGCCGGACAAAAACCACATATCGATTATAACTTAATTCCTGGTATTGTGTATACATGGCCAGAAGTAGCTTCTGTTGGTAAAACAGAAGAGCAATTAAAAGAAGCAGGAGTAGATTATAAAGTAGGTCAATTTCCAATGCGTGCTTTAGGTAGAAGTAGAGCGAGTATGGATTTAGACGGATTTGTAAAAATTCTTGCAGATAAGTCTACAGACGAAATTTTAGGAGTACACATGGTTGGTGCACGTGCTGCAGATATGATTGCAGAAGCAGTTGTAGCTATGGAATACAGAGCATCTGCGGAAGATGTATCGCGTATGTCTCATGCACATCCAACATTTACAGAAGCAATAAAAGAAGCAGCGTTAGCAGCTAATGATAGAGCTTTACATATCTAA
- a CDS encoding LytTR family DNA-binding domain-containing protein, producing MQDQKNIHCLIVDDEAIAREIIATHLSKIDNINIVASCSNAMEAFNVISNHTIDLVFLDINMPEISGISFAKSINKDIKIIFTTAYRDYAVEGFELQAVDYLLKPIPFERLLKAVNTYFEVYSTTKVETAKEMETADFMFVRSDRRMLKVDFEAILYVESYSDYIKIHLENETIVTRETISAIEAKLPSNTFLRIHRSFIVSLHNITSFTNEHVTIKDKSLPISRSYKKDVLALLEKY from the coding sequence TTGCAAGATCAAAAAAACATACACTGCCTGATTGTAGACGACGAAGCTATTGCTCGAGAAATTATAGCTACGCATCTTTCTAAAATCGACAATATAAACATTGTCGCAAGTTGCAGTAATGCGATGGAAGCCTTTAATGTAATTAGCAATCACACTATCGATTTGGTTTTTCTGGATATTAATATGCCAGAGATTTCTGGAATCTCTTTTGCGAAATCGATAAACAAAGACATTAAGATTATTTTCACCACGGCTTATAGAGATTATGCCGTAGAAGGTTTTGAATTACAGGCTGTAGATTATCTATTAAAACCTATTCCGTTTGAACGTTTATTAAAAGCGGTAAACACCTATTTTGAAGTGTATAGTACTACGAAAGTAGAGACAGCAAAAGAAATGGAAACAGCCGATTTTATGTTTGTGCGTTCCGATAGACGTATGCTTAAAGTAGACTTTGAAGCCATCCTTTATGTAGAAAGTTATAGTGACTATATAAAGATTCACTTAGAAAACGAAACTATAGTTACTCGTGAAACGATAAGTGCTATTGAAGCAAAGTTACCTTCGAATACATTTTTACGAATCCACAGATCGTTTATCGTTTCGTTACATAATATCACTTCATTTACCAATGAGCATGTTACTATAAAGGACAAATCCTTACCAATAAGTAGAAGCTACAAAAAGGATGTTTTAGCGTTGTTGGAAAAGTACTAG